In Deinococcus irradiatisoli, the genomic stretch TCATGGGGCCTCTTGCCGGGCGTGGGCCAGCACCAGCTCGGTCAGCCGCCGGGTGGCGCCCGCAGGCGTGCGGGCCAGGGCGGCGCTGTGCATGGTGCGGCGGCGCTGCGGCGCTACGCACTCTAACACCGCCGCGCCCATCTGGGCCGAGACGTGCTGCTGCTCGATCACCTGTCCGGCGCCCGAGGCTTCCACCGCGCGGGCGTTGAACAGCTGGTGGTTCTCGGCCGATTCCGGCAGCGGCACCATCAGGGTGGGCACACCGTGAAAAGCGGCCTCGGCCAGCGCCCCGGTGCCGGCGCGGGTGATCGCCAGGTCCGCTGCCGACCAGGCCGCCACCGCGTCCACGTAGCCCTCGGCGGTGTACCAGGGCAGGTCGGCGACGCGCGGCGCGACATTGCTCAACCAGCGCTGACCGCAGGCGTGCAGCACCTGCACCGGGCCGTGCGGCGATTCACCGTTCGGCAAGGCGGCCCGCAGCACTTCCGGCAGCACGTTGTTGAGGGCCAGGCTGCCCTGCGAGCCGCCCATGATCAGCAGGGTCAGGCGCTGCGGATCGAGGCCCAGCCGCGCCAGCGCCTCGGCGCGTTCCAGGCGCTCCTCACGTACCGGCATGCCCACCAGCACGCCTTTGCCGGCGGGCAGCCCGGCGATGGTGGGGTAGGCGGTGCCCACCGCTTTGGCCCGGCGCGCGGCCAGGCGCTGGGTCAGGCCCAGGCGGGCATTCTGCTCGTGCAGCACGGTGGGGATGTTCAGGCTCTGGGCCGAGAGTACCCCCGGCAGACTGGCGAAGCCGCCGAAGCCGACCACCACCGCCGGGCGAAGGCGGCCGAGAAAGCGCCTCGCTTCGATCAGGCCGCGCCCGGCCCGCAGCAGCTCGCGCGGATCGGCGCGGCCCTGGCCGCTGCGGGCCAGCTTGCCGGCCTGCACGCCGAAAAACGGCAGCTGCTGCTCGGCGGCGATGCGCTCCTCCATGCCGCCGAGCTGGCCCAGCAAGGTGACGCGGTGGCCCAGCTTCAGCAGTTCACGGGCCGTGGCGACCGCCGGATAGATGTGTCCACCGGTGCCGCCTGTGGACAAAACGACTTCACTCATTGCCGCGAGTCTAGCAAGCGGCAAAAGAAAAAGCCGCCGGTTGGCGGCGGCCAGAGGGGTCGGGGGGCCGGGGCTCAGTCGGCGGCGGCGAGTTCCGGCGTGCGCTCTTCTTCCGGCAGGGCGCTTCTGACCTCGCGCAGCGCCGAGTGGATGATCGCCAGCGCGATGGACATGCTCAGCATGCTGGAAAAGCCGTAACTCACCAGCGGCAGCGGCACCCCGGTGACCGGAAAGATGCCCGCCGCCACCGCCAGGTTCACGAACGCTTGCCCCACGATCATGTACATCGCGCCGGTCGCCATGATGCTGGCGCCGTGCAGGCCCGGCGTCATCGGGCGCACCCGCGCGGCCAGCTGCCCGACCTGCAGCGCGGTGGACACCACCAGCCAGTAAGCGAAGATCACCATGGTGACGCCCAGTAGCCCGGTCGAGAAGCCCACCGAGGCGATCGCCAGATCGGTGTGGTCGGCGAAGTAGGGGTAGCGCGGCGCTTCGGGCCCCTGGCCCCAGATGCCGCCGAAGGTGAGGTCGCGGTGGGCGAAGCCGATCTGGTCGAGGCCCTGCACGGTTGTCGTGGCGTCGTCCTTGCCGCGCGACAGAAACGACAGGAAGCGCTCGAGGATGTAGCGGTGGCGCTCCAGGTACAAGCTCAGCACTGGCAGGGCCAGCAGCGCCAGGGCGAAGAGCAGCGCCGTGATGTTGGTAAACCTCACCCCGGCGGCGTACATCAGCACGATGCCCAGCGAGAACATCAAGACGGTGGTGCCCAGGTCCGGCTCGATCACGATGAGCAGGGTGGTCAGGGCGATCATGGTGGTGGCCGAGATCAGCTTGCGGTACACCCCACGCCGGGCGAAGAAACTCGAGAGCATCAGAATCAGGCCCAGCTTGGCGAACTCCGACGGCTGAAACTGCACCGCGCCGCTGAATAACCACCGCTTGGTGCCGGGCGACTCGGCCGTGCCGTGCCCGATGAACAGCACCAGCGCCAGCAGGACCAGGCTGAGCAGCCAGGCAGGCGTCGCCAGCTTGAGAAACACCTTGGGCTTCAGCTGGGCCAGCCCGGCGGTGAGCAGCATCGCCAGCACCGCCTTGATGGCCTGGTCCGGCAGGCGTTCCGGGTCGGCGGTGCCGACGGCCAGGGTGCCCAGCACCAGCAAGATCACCTGGGCCAGCAGCAGATTGGCGCTCATATTCACCGGCCCACCTCCTGCCCGACGTGGGCCTGCGTCCAGGCGCGGGCGGCGGCGGCAAAGGCCTCGCCGCGCTCGGCGTAGTCGCGGTAGAGGTCGAAGCTGGTGCCGATGGGTGCCAGCAGCACCGTGCCCCGTTCGCCGAGCGCTTCGGCGGCCAGCTGCACCGCCTGGCGCATGGTGGCCTCGCCGCCCTGCCCGCTGAACGGCACCTGCAGGGTGGGCAATCCCAGCGCCCGGGCCAGCGTTTCACCGTCCTGCCCGAAGGCAACGACCACCTGCACCTTGCCCTCGGCGGCGCGGCGCAGCGGCCCCAGCTCGGCGCCCTTGTCGCGCCCGCCCACCAGCCAGGCGATCGGCGGTGCGGCCTGCAAGAGCGCGGCTTCCACCGCCACGCTGCGGGTGGCGATCGAGTCGTTGACGAAGCGCAGTTCTCCCCGGCGCGCCACCGTCTCGAAGCGGCCCTTCATCGGGCGGGCCTGTCGCAGCGCGCTTTGCAGGGCCGCCGGGTCCACCGGCCGGCCCAGGCGGCGCAGCATGGCCTCGGCCGCCAGCACGGCCGCCGCCGCGTTCGCCGGATGAATGCCCTCGGGCAGGTCGGCGGCGCCGAGCAGCCGGGTGCCGTCACTCAGGGCGATGCGTTGCGGATCGAAGCGCAGTACCCGCGCCCGGGTGGGTACCTCGACTTCCGGCGGCAGCACCAGCCAGTCGCCGCTGCCCTGCGCCCGGGCGATGTTGCGCTTGGCGGCATGGTAGGCCTCGACGCTGCCGTGCCGGTCGAGATGATCGACGCCCAGATTGGTGATGACCGCCACCGCCGGCGCGAACCGGACGACCCGTTCGAGCTGAAAGCTCGACAGCTCGGCGACCGCCACCTCAGCCTCGTCGATGATGTCGAGCAGCGGCGGGTCGATGTTGCCGCCCTCGCGGGCGTTCAGGCCGCAGGCGCGCAGCAGCGAGGCGATCAGCACGGTGGTGCCGCCTTTCCCGGCGGTGCCGGTGACGCCCACCACCGGCAGGTTGGGGCGGGCGCGGGCCGCCAGTTCCGCTTCGCCGATGATCTCGGCGCCGCCGGCACGCAGCCGCTCCAGATCGGGGTGGTCGATCGGCACGCCGGGCGCGGCCACCACACTGCGGTAAGGGCGGCTGAGGTCGGCGGGAGAAAAGCCGAACTGGGCGGCCAGGTCGAGGTCCTCGGCACTGGGACGGTTATCGAACCAATCGGCGGCCACGCCCTCGCGGGCCAGAAATCGGAGCACGCCGCGCCCGCTGCGGCCCAGACCGTACACCAGCGTCTGGGGCAGCGGCGGCGGCGGAGAATGCGCTTCGCGTGTCACGCCTTTCAGCGTAGCGCAGCCGGGGGTGACGGGGATGACTGGGCCGGAGCGCGCTAGCGTGGAGGCATGCCTGGACCGACCCAACCGCTGGCCGTCGTGGACGCTTTTACTTCCCGCGCTTTTTCCGGCAATCCGGCCGGCGTGTGCCTGCTCGATTCACCCGCGCCGGCTGACTGGATGCAGCGGGCCGCCCGCGAACTCAACCACGCCGAGAGCGCGTTCGTCTGGCCGCTGGAAGGCGGCTTCTCGCTGCGCTGGTTTACCCCCACCACCGAGGTCGATCTGTGCGGTCACGCGACGCTGGCCGCTGCCCACTGGCTGTGGGAAAGTGGCGCGCTGGACGTGAGCGAGCAGGCCCGCTTCACCACCCTCAGCGGCCCCCTGAGCGCCCGGAAGGTCGGCGAATGGACCGAGCTCGACTTTCCCGCCGAACCCGCCCAGGAAGTCGCCTGGCCGGAGCACTTCAGTGAGATTCTCGGCGCTGAGCCGCTGTGGGTGGGCCGCAACCGGCTCGATTATCTGGTGGAACTCGCCTCGGCCGAGGAAGTCCGGCGCCTGAAACCCGACCTCGGCCGCTTCGGGCCGCTGGGCCACCGGGGCGTGATCGTCACGGCGGCGGGTGAGGCCGGCGGGGGCCACGACATGGTGTCGCGAGGGTTTTTTCCCAACATCGGCATTCCCGAAGACCCGGTGACCGGCTCGGCCCACTGCGCCCTGGCCCCGTACTGGGCCGCGAAGCTCGGCCGGCAGGAGTTGAGCGCGTATCAGGCCTCGGCGCGCGGCGGCGAGCTGAGGCTGCGCCTCGAAGGCGAGCGGGTCAAGCTGCTGGGGCAGGCCGTGGTGACCCTCACCGGCCAGATCATGGGGCCGGACCGCGCCTGAACTTCAGGCCAGCTGCCGGTCCAGCCAGTCCAGCAGCCGGGCGGTCACTTCCTCGCGCACCAGATCGTTAAACAGCTCGTGGTAGCCGCCCCCGATTTCCAGGTACTCGATCTCGGGGCGGGGGCTCAGGGCCGTGCCGGCCGTCTCGGCAAACTGACGCGAGCCGCGCACGTCGGCCAGCTTGTCTTCGCTGCCGTGCAGCACCAGCGTGGGCAGACGCCACTGCGGGTACTGGGCCTTGAGCTGACGGCTGACCCGCAGCATGCTGGCGGCGGTCAGGGCCGGCACCTTGCCGCGGTAGACCTGCGGGTCGTTGTCGTAGGCGCTGACTTCCTCGGCGATGCGCGACAGGCCGCCGGATTCCAGCGCCGTGACCGGCAGCGTCGGAAACAAGCGGCCCAGCACGCCGCTGAGCGCCTTGAGCGCCTCGCTCTCGCCCTCGCCGACCAGCAGCGCCGGGCTCGACAACACCGCGCCGCGCAGGCCGCGTGGATCGCGCAGCACCGAGGCGGCCGTGATCAGGCCGCCCATGCTGTGACCGAACGCGAACAGCGGCACGTTCAGGCCGCGCAGCGCTTCGCGGGCCTTGAGGTGGTCGTTGACCAGCACGTCCACGTCCACCACCGACCGCCGACCCGGCGACTGGCCGTGTCCGCGCAGGTCGTAGCTGTAGACGCTGATCCCGGCGCCGTTCAGCGCCTCGATCACGCGCCGGTAGCGCCCGGCATGCTCGGCGTAGCCATGGGTGAGCAGCACGGCGGCGCGTTCCTGGGCGGCGGCGAACTGCTGGCCGTGCAGGGCGGGCGCGCCGGTATCGAACGTCCAGGGCTGAGCGCTGGGGGGTGACATGCCGGCAGTCTAGAGCCTGAAGCGGCGCAGAAATAAAGCCCGGCCTGTTACAGGCCGGGCTGGAAAGCGAGGTGAGGTTAGAAGCGGAACTTCACGCCGGCGGCAATCGAGCTGATGTTGTCGTTGGTGCCGTCGAAGTAGTAGTGCTGGCGGGCTTCGCCGAACACCGCCAAACGGTCGAACAGGCGGTAGTCCACGCCGATCAGCAGTTCGCCCAGGGTGGACTGCCGGTCGAAGTTGTAGCCGCCGCCCACGCCCAGGATGCCGTCGAAGCGCCCGGTGGTGCCGCGGTAGGTGACCAGGCCCGAAGCGCTGTTGCCGGGGGTGGTGCCGCCGACGGCGATGTCGCCGGTGAGGCGCACGCCGAAGTTGCCGAAGAGTGAATCGTTGCCGGCCATGATACGCACCATCGAGCCGACGTTGTCCTGAAGCACGTTGTAGTACGACGCGCCGATGTAGTTGCCGTAGCGGAACGGCACCACTGGGGGCACGTAGTCGCGCCCGGCCGGTCCCTGCGGGCCGACCTCGCCCTGCGCGCCGGTGTCGCCCTTGTCGCCTTTGTCGCCCTTGGGCCCCTGCGGGCCGGCCGGACCTTGCGGGCCTTCGGCACCGTCCATGCCGTCCATTCCGTCGGCGCCGTCCGCTCCATCGGCACCGTCCGCGCCGGCCGGCCCCTGCGGCCCGACTTCACCCTGTGGGCCAGCGGGGCCGGCCGGGCCCTGCGGGCCGGTGGCGCCCACCGCGCCGACTTCACCCTGCGGCCCAGCGGGGCCAGCCGGTCCCTGCGGGCCAGTGGCGCCCACGGCGCCGGCCGGACCTGCCGGACCCTCGGCGCCGTCCATGCCGTCGACACCGTCCGCGCCGTCTGCACCATCGGCGCCGGCCGGGCCTTGCGGCCCCACTTCACCTTGCGGTCCTGCCGGGCCCGCCGGGCCGGCGGCCGGGGCCGGCATGTTGCTCATGGCCGCTTGCAGCGCGGCGATCTGGTCACGCAGATCGGCGATGGCCTGATTCTGGGCGGCGAGCTGGGCCCGCAGCTCTTCCAGTCCGGCCAGCGCCTGCGCCACGCCCTGGCGCAGTGTATCGAGCTCGGCCGGGTTGAAGGTGTTGGCGGGCAGCTGCGCCAGCAAGCGGGCCAGCACCTGCGCGACTTCCTGACGGGTGATGGCGTTGCACCAATCGAAGCTGCCGTCGGGGTAGCCGATAAACAGCCCCTTGGCGGTCACCAGGTCGATGGCGGCCTTGGCCCAGGCCCCATCGGTGCACGGCGCCATCGCCGGTTTGGGCATGGCCGGCATCGGGGCCGGGGCCGGTGCGGGGGTGACCGGCGCGGGTTTGGTGGGGGTCACGATGGGTGCCGGTCCGGCGCCGCCGGCGAACGCGGAACCGCCGATCAGCAGGGTCAGGGTGGTGCGCATCAGCATGTGTTTCATAAGTCCTCCAGGGATGGGCGAAGCCACACCGAATAAGCAGCAAGCCAAAAGCCACTGTTCTCACATCTGCTGTTCATTGTGTCACATTGCCGGCGTTGGTCGTGACACTGCCCTTACTGAATCTTCACGTCAGGGACGTGCCCGGCGGTGCCGAAGGCTGGCCGCACGCCACAGCCGCTCGCGGGTTGAAGCGCCTGCCGGGTACGGGCGGCGGTTCTCTGAAGGCTTGCACAGCCGGTTTTCATTTTGCCTCTCGCCTTAAAGCGTCTCATGCACCTATGGCAAACATCGAACGCAAAGCCAATGCCCGCTGGTCGGGCGATCTTCGCAGCGGTAAAGGGACCCTCAGCACCGGCAGCGGCGCGCTGCAGGAGCAGGCCTACAGCTTTCAGACCCGTTT encodes the following:
- the murG gene encoding undecaprenyldiphospho-muramoylpentapeptide beta-N-acetylglucosaminyltransferase, whose product is MSEVVLSTGGTGGHIYPAVATARELLKLGHRVTLLGQLGGMEERIAAEQQLPFFGVQAGKLARSGQGRADPRELLRAGRGLIEARRFLGRLRPAVVVGFGGFASLPGVLSAQSLNIPTVLHEQNARLGLTQRLAARRAKAVGTAYPTIAGLPAGKGVLVGMPVREERLERAEALARLGLDPQRLTLLIMGGSQGSLALNNVLPEVLRAALPNGESPHGPVQVLHACGQRWLSNVAPRVADLPWYTAEGYVDAVAAWSAADLAITRAGTGALAEAAFHGVPTLMVPLPESAENHQLFNARAVEASGAGQVIEQQHVSAQMGAAVLECVAPQRRRTMHSAALARTPAGATRRLTELVLAHARQEAP
- a CDS encoding FtsW/RodA/SpoVE family cell cycle protein yields the protein MSANLLLAQVILLVLGTLAVGTADPERLPDQAIKAVLAMLLTAGLAQLKPKVFLKLATPAWLLSLVLLALVLFIGHGTAESPGTKRWLFSGAVQFQPSEFAKLGLILMLSSFFARRGVYRKLISATTMIALTTLLIVIEPDLGTTVLMFSLGIVLMYAAGVRFTNITALLFALALLALPVLSLYLERHRYILERFLSFLSRGKDDATTTVQGLDQIGFAHRDLTFGGIWGQGPEAPRYPYFADHTDLAIASVGFSTGLLGVTMVIFAYWLVVSTALQVGQLAARVRPMTPGLHGASIMATGAMYMIVGQAFVNLAVAAGIFPVTGVPLPLVSYGFSSMLSMSIALAIIHSALREVRSALPEEERTPELAAAD
- the murD gene encoding UDP-N-acetylmuramoyl-L-alanine--D-glutamate ligase encodes the protein MTREAHSPPPPLPQTLVYGLGRSGRGVLRFLAREGVAADWFDNRPSAEDLDLAAQFGFSPADLSRPYRSVVAAPGVPIDHPDLERLRAGGAEIIGEAELAARARPNLPVVGVTGTAGKGGTTVLIASLLRACGLNAREGGNIDPPLLDIIDEAEVAVAELSSFQLERVVRFAPAVAVITNLGVDHLDRHGSVEAYHAAKRNIARAQGSGDWLVLPPEVEVPTRARVLRFDPQRIALSDGTRLLGAADLPEGIHPANAAAAVLAAEAMLRRLGRPVDPAALQSALRQARPMKGRFETVARRGELRFVNDSIATRSVAVEAALLQAAPPIAWLVGGRDKGAELGPLRRAAEGKVQVVVAFGQDGETLARALGLPTLQVPFSGQGGEATMRQAVQLAAEALGERGTVLLAPIGTSFDLYRDYAERGEAFAAAARAWTQAHVGQEVGR
- a CDS encoding PhzF family phenazine biosynthesis protein: MPGPTQPLAVVDAFTSRAFSGNPAGVCLLDSPAPADWMQRAARELNHAESAFVWPLEGGFSLRWFTPTTEVDLCGHATLAAAHWLWESGALDVSEQARFTTLSGPLSARKVGEWTELDFPAEPAQEVAWPEHFSEILGAEPLWVGRNRLDYLVELASAEEVRRLKPDLGRFGPLGHRGVIVTAAGEAGGGHDMVSRGFFPNIGIPEDPVTGSAHCALAPYWAAKLGRQELSAYQASARGGELRLRLEGERVKLLGQAVVTLTGQIMGPDRA
- a CDS encoding alpha/beta hydrolase, whose translation is MSPPSAQPWTFDTGAPALHGQQFAAAQERAAVLLTHGYAEHAGRYRRVIEALNGAGISVYSYDLRGHGQSPGRRSVVDVDVLVNDHLKAREALRGLNVPLFAFGHSMGGLITAASVLRDPRGLRGAVLSSPALLVGEGESEALKALSGVLGRLFPTLPVTALESGGLSRIAEEVSAYDNDPQVYRGKVPALTAASMLRVSRQLKAQYPQWRLPTLVLHGSEDKLADVRGSRQFAETAGTALSPRPEIEYLEIGGGYHELFNDLVREEVTARLLDWLDRQLA
- a CDS encoding S-layer homology domain-containing protein, with translation MKHMLMRTTLTLLIGGSAFAGGAGPAPIVTPTKPAPVTPAPAPAPMPAMPKPAMAPCTDGAWAKAAIDLVTAKGLFIGYPDGSFDWCNAITRQEVAQVLARLLAQLPANTFNPAELDTLRQGVAQALAGLEELRAQLAAQNQAIADLRDQIAALQAAMSNMPAPAAGPAGPAGPQGEVGPQGPAGADGADGADGVDGMDGAEGPAGPAGAVGATGPQGPAGPAGPQGEVGAVGATGPQGPAGPAGPQGEVGPQGPAGADGADGADGADGMDGMDGAEGPQGPAGPQGPKGDKGDKGDTGAQGEVGPQGPAGRDYVPPVVPFRYGNYIGASYYNVLQDNVGSMVRIMAGNDSLFGNFGVRLTGDIAVGGTTPGNSASGLVTYRGTTGRFDGILGVGGGYNFDRQSTLGELLIGVDYRLFDRLAVFGEARQHYYFDGTNDNISSIAAGVKFRF